A DNA window from Fuerstiella sp. contains the following coding sequences:
- a CDS encoding aminotransferase class V-fold PLP-dependent enzyme produces MHNHENNRLIGGEVFHSETRQLTAGDPHGNSNSAAPRSAAPDVYEMLGVCPIINAAGTITTLGGSLMPPEVVTAWQAASGHFVNLIELQDRIGERIAKLLNVEAALVTTGAAGSIVAGTSAAITWKDRSLIPQLPLPATTGIEVIRQKSHRDCYDHQMTSCGVKLVDVESREDLERSISSQTVMMFSYNFLEGESAIDRSAWIDTARRHGIPTLVDAAADIPPLSTISDLTNAGYDLVAVSGGKGLRGPQDTGLLLGRQKLIEAAKRNTAPYSGNIGRSMKVSKENMVALWAAIERFVSLDHVAEEREWNRRISVIEKKLADIPTVRVERITPPLANRIPHALIHWDESRVRTTPPEMSALLAAGKPSIVTARVHGTGDEGFLVSVFTLQPPQEEMVGERIRDVMKRTLVSA; encoded by the coding sequence ATGCACAACCACGAGAATAACAGGTTGATCGGGGGTGAGGTTTTCCACAGCGAAACCAGGCAACTCACCGCCGGCGACCCGCACGGCAATTCGAATTCAGCAGCGCCCCGCAGCGCCGCACCTGATGTTTATGAGATGCTTGGTGTCTGCCCGATCATAAATGCGGCCGGAACAATCACGACCCTCGGCGGCTCACTGATGCCGCCGGAGGTTGTCACTGCCTGGCAGGCCGCATCCGGGCATTTCGTCAATCTGATCGAACTTCAGGACCGAATTGGCGAACGGATTGCCAAACTTCTCAATGTGGAAGCTGCGCTGGTCACGACCGGCGCAGCGGGGAGCATCGTTGCCGGCACATCAGCAGCGATTACGTGGAAGGACAGAAGCCTGATTCCGCAACTGCCTTTGCCGGCCACAACGGGCATTGAAGTGATCCGGCAAAAGTCTCACCGCGACTGTTATGACCATCAGATGACATCCTGTGGTGTGAAACTTGTGGATGTTGAATCGCGGGAAGATCTGGAACGATCTATCAGTTCCCAAACAGTGATGATGTTTTCCTACAACTTCCTGGAAGGCGAAAGCGCAATTGATCGTTCGGCATGGATCGATACGGCACGTCGTCACGGCATTCCAACACTGGTTGATGCGGCCGCCGACATTCCACCTCTATCAACGATCTCAGACTTAACGAACGCCGGCTATGATCTGGTGGCAGTCAGCGGAGGAAAGGGACTTCGCGGTCCGCAGGATACCGGTTTGCTGCTCGGACGTCAGAAACTGATCGAAGCTGCCAAACGGAATACGGCTCCGTACTCCGGCAACATTGGTCGCAGTATGAAAGTCAGCAAGGAAAACATGGTGGCACTGTGGGCAGCCATCGAACGGTTCGTCTCACTGGATCATGTTGCCGAAGAACGTGAGTGGAATCGTCGCATTTCCGTGATTGAAAAAAAGCTCGCCGACATTCCCACGGTCCGCGTTGAACGGATAACACCCCCACTCGCCAACCGCATACCGCACGCTCTGATTCACTGGGACGAATCCCGTGTCCGCACGACGCCCCCGGAAATGAGTGCTCTGCTGGCTGCCGGAAAACCGTCAATCGTCACCGCCCGGGTACACGGTACGGGAGACGAGGGATTCCTGGTCTCTGTGTTCACGCTTCAGCCACCCCAGGAGGAAATGGTTGGTGAGCGAATTCGCGACGTGATGAAGCGTACACTGGTATCCGCGTGA
- a CDS encoding dihydroorotate dehydrogenase: MNPLAVRLNRLELPNPILVASGTFGYAKEMTAFVEFAALGGIIPKTVTPQPRPGNAPPRTVETTGGMLNSIGLDNDGFDQFIEEKLPYLLKLGTPVIVNIAAKTMDEFHRMATVLNGESGVAAVELNISCPNVSGGVDFGTDPQLAGEVVAAVCSAGDLPVIAKLTPNVTSVVPIAQAVADAGCDAVSLINTFQGMAVDWRRRKPILGNRLGGLSGPAIKPLALRIVWQVAQAVDIPVIGVGGIRSIDDVLEFLVTGAVAVQVGTASFFDPGISSRLVAELEQVLQEQGVSSVSEIVGTLE; the protein is encoded by the coding sequence ATGAATCCGCTTGCTGTTCGACTCAATCGTCTCGAACTTCCCAATCCCATCCTGGTGGCGTCGGGTACGTTTGGTTATGCGAAGGAAATGACGGCGTTCGTTGAATTTGCGGCGCTGGGTGGAATTATTCCAAAAACCGTGACACCTCAGCCGAGGCCCGGGAACGCTCCGCCTCGCACCGTTGAAACGACGGGGGGGATGCTGAATTCGATCGGTCTGGACAACGATGGATTCGACCAGTTTATCGAAGAAAAACTGCCGTATCTGCTCAAACTTGGTACACCCGTAATTGTGAACATTGCCGCAAAAACGATGGATGAATTTCATCGAATGGCGACGGTGTTGAATGGAGAGTCCGGAGTTGCTGCTGTCGAGCTGAACATTTCGTGTCCCAATGTGTCCGGAGGAGTCGACTTTGGTACGGATCCGCAATTAGCGGGTGAAGTTGTGGCCGCAGTCTGCAGTGCCGGTGATCTGCCGGTGATTGCCAAGCTCACACCCAATGTGACGAGCGTCGTACCGATTGCTCAGGCAGTGGCTGATGCCGGGTGTGATGCTGTGTCACTTATCAATACTTTTCAGGGAATGGCCGTTGACTGGAGACGTCGCAAACCGATTCTCGGCAACCGGCTCGGGGGACTGAGTGGTCCGGCGATCAAACCACTGGCTCTGCGTATCGTGTGGCAGGTCGCTCAGGCGGTTGATATCCCGGTGATCGGTGTGGGCGGAATCCGGTCAATCGATGATGTTTTGGAATTTCTGGTTACGGGTGCAGTTGCTGTGCAGGTTGGAACAGCAAGCTTTTTTGATCCCGGTATTTCCAGTCGATTGGTGGCGGAACTGGAGCAGGTTCTGCAGGAACAGGGCGTCAGCAGTGTCAGCGAGATTGTTGGAACACTTGAGTAA
- the glgX gene encoding glycogen debranching protein GlgX — MKPAGTMLRVWPGQPDPLGATWDGQGVNFAIFSEHATAVDLCLFDSESDTQEAHRLSLTERTHQVWHGYLPNICPGQLYGYRIHGPYLPDQGHRFNPHKVVLDPYTRALGRGITWSDSMFGYITSEHDLSISTSDNAAFAPLGLVVDPEFDWQGDTLLRTPWHKTFIYEAHVKGFTKLHPDIPEALRGTYQGLASDQAIDHLRRLGVTALELMPVHYNVNDRHLEQNGLSNYWGYNTLSFFAPDRRYAAADNAADVINEFREMVRRLHKANIEVILDVVYNHTGEGNHVGPTLSLRGIDNASYYRVMPNSQRYYQDFTGCGNTLNMQCPRVLQLIMDSLRYWVQEMHVDGFRFDLCSALARELHDVDKLSAFFDIILQDPLLSQVKLIAEPWDLGLGGYQVGNFPHLWSEWNGKYRDTIRRFWAGDGGAVNEFATRLTGSSDLFQHNGRRPSASINFVTAHDGFCLRDLVTYHHKRNLSNMEDNRDGEDHNNGWNCGAEGESDDPQIGKIRLKQRKNFITTLMMSQGVPMLRAGDELSHTQHGNNNAYCQDNEISWLNWNLDDSQQEFLSFCQSVVQIWHEQPVLKRRNFFQGRRIRGAGVKDIAWLMPDGGEITDQEWNSGAMHSLGVRLNGESMNEVDEQGEQIVGETLLLLLSNLPAPVPFLLPRHKPSERWITILDTSVPVHEISRTPLSANEFFPLQGHSVAVLSLKPGWPPVTNQVHEPHSESL; from the coding sequence ATGAAACCTGCTGGTACCATGCTGCGAGTATGGCCTGGACAACCCGACCCGCTTGGAGCCACCTGGGACGGACAAGGTGTCAATTTTGCCATCTTCTCGGAACATGCGACGGCTGTTGATTTGTGTTTGTTTGACTCTGAGTCGGACACTCAGGAGGCCCATCGTTTGTCACTGACCGAGCGAACCCATCAGGTTTGGCATGGTTATCTTCCGAATATTTGTCCGGGACAGCTTTACGGATATCGAATTCACGGTCCTTACCTCCCCGACCAGGGGCATCGATTTAACCCCCATAAGGTCGTCCTGGATCCCTATACCCGTGCACTTGGACGCGGTATCACCTGGTCGGACAGCATGTTTGGGTACATCACGTCCGAGCATGATCTTTCGATTTCAACCAGCGATAACGCGGCGTTTGCGCCACTGGGTCTTGTGGTTGACCCGGAATTTGACTGGCAGGGGGATACGCTGCTCAGGACACCCTGGCACAAGACGTTTATTTATGAAGCTCATGTGAAGGGCTTCACTAAGCTGCACCCCGACATCCCGGAAGCCCTTCGCGGCACCTATCAGGGGCTGGCGTCAGACCAGGCAATTGATCATCTCAGGCGGCTGGGGGTGACGGCTCTGGAGTTAATGCCGGTGCATTACAATGTCAATGACCGCCATCTTGAACAAAACGGTCTTTCGAATTACTGGGGATACAACACACTCTCATTCTTCGCCCCGGATCGTCGGTATGCCGCCGCAGATAACGCGGCTGACGTGATCAACGAATTTCGAGAAATGGTTCGCCGACTGCACAAAGCAAACATCGAAGTCATTTTGGATGTTGTTTACAACCATACGGGAGAAGGCAATCATGTTGGACCCACGTTGTCACTCAGAGGTATCGACAATGCTTCCTACTATCGGGTGATGCCGAACAGCCAGAGGTACTACCAGGATTTTACCGGTTGCGGAAACACGCTCAACATGCAGTGTCCGCGTGTCCTGCAGCTGATTATGGACAGTCTGCGGTACTGGGTGCAGGAAATGCATGTCGATGGATTTCGTTTCGACCTGTGCAGTGCTCTGGCCAGGGAACTGCATGATGTGGACAAACTGAGTGCATTTTTTGACATCATTCTGCAGGACCCGCTGCTGTCTCAGGTTAAACTGATTGCCGAACCATGGGATCTGGGTCTGGGTGGCTATCAGGTTGGAAATTTTCCTCACTTGTGGTCTGAATGGAATGGAAAATACAGAGACACAATTCGCAGATTCTGGGCGGGTGACGGAGGTGCAGTCAACGAATTTGCAACGCGGTTGACAGGCAGCAGCGATTTGTTTCAACACAATGGACGTCGTCCGTCCGCCAGCATTAATTTTGTTACGGCACACGACGGGTTTTGTCTGCGTGACCTGGTCACCTACCACCACAAGCGCAATCTTTCCAATATGGAAGACAACCGTGACGGTGAGGACCACAACAATGGATGGAATTGCGGGGCGGAAGGCGAATCAGACGATCCGCAGATCGGGAAAATTCGTCTGAAGCAGCGTAAGAATTTCATTACGACGCTGATGATGTCGCAGGGAGTTCCTATGCTCCGCGCCGGAGACGAACTGAGTCATACGCAGCATGGCAATAACAATGCTTACTGCCAGGACAATGAAATCAGCTGGCTGAACTGGAATCTGGATGATTCTCAACAGGAATTTCTGAGCTTCTGCCAGTCGGTGGTGCAGATCTGGCACGAACAGCCGGTGCTGAAACGAAGAAACTTCTTTCAGGGACGCCGGATCCGCGGTGCGGGAGTCAAAGACATCGCGTGGCTGATGCCGGACGGAGGTGAAATTACCGACCAGGAATGGAATTCGGGAGCCATGCACTCACTGGGAGTACGGCTGAACGGAGAGTCGATGAATGAAGTGGACGAACAAGGTGAACAAATCGTTGGAGAAACACTGCTGCTGCTGCTGAGTAATTTGCCGGCCCCTGTTCCGTTTTTGCTTCCACGACACAAGCCTTCCGAACGATGGATCACGATTCTGGATACCAGCGTTCCTGTTCATGAAATTTCCCGGACTCCGTTGTCGGCAAACGAATTTTTCCCGCTGCAGGGACACAGCGTGGCCGTTCTCAGCCTGAAGCCGGGCTGGCCACCGGTGACAAATCAGGTGCACGAACCTCACTCGGAATCACTCTGA
- a CDS encoding PmoA family protein, whose translation MRSNHLVRWKSASLFVAALLLNAIAAGSEPSAADRLCVKFSDEGAEISEGTSRILFYQKKPKSLNGEHTRAGYVHPLYDLDGNVLTQDFPEDHLHHRGIFWAWTQLYVGKTRVGNPWWCRDFLADVERVECLEDHEDSAAVRATVYWTSPQWTDPNGQPKPIVREVTTIRAYRRQADTRAIDFEIQLLALEKDVSIGGSENAKGYGGFSPRIRLPDGIRFTADYGEVEPQRLSVEPSPSMEITAKFGTTDKLSGITMLAHPSLPDFPPRWILRSSGSMQNAVYPGRHAVPLSDENPLVLRYRFVLHRGKADPAAVAGWTADYASNDKLKVRSGNPVVVDQYDGPPADANSQAFHFVRLHRAGNGNLVAFYRLRPDEWIPEDANLEEYHTDDVGYRVSTDDGQTWGPRRYHSWGGMDGCTLPDGSLLLAHFRTFWVNEHECRTVFHRSCDGGITWRQDDDVRVRFPSDRVLTRRGRNECSMRFWCATILACDLDSRHLLASIHGAFQDRDHSHAVLIESTDGGHTWDFVSCIAGDTTPIHGGYFGTAMVRLEDESMLAVVQTEAANPRILVQCRSNDDGRTWTEPIVCPNIPGLDPATFRYTAPDGRPGSFSGAYQHPQLLQLDNGVLALNYGRPGVHVSLSSDGAGRNWDTKLTVVPHAAPYSYATIGASSHKQGMVSGGPNRLLLLHDVYRYAQNSTDTPRNTVFLREITVQKITVQKQ comes from the coding sequence ATGAGAAGCAATCATCTGGTCCGCTGGAAATCCGCCAGTCTGTTTGTCGCTGCCTTACTGCTCAACGCAATTGCAGCCGGCAGTGAACCCTCCGCCGCAGACCGCTTATGCGTTAAATTCAGCGACGAGGGTGCGGAGATTTCAGAGGGAACATCGCGGATTCTGTTCTATCAGAAAAAGCCGAAGTCACTCAACGGTGAACATACGCGAGCCGGTTATGTTCACCCACTGTACGACCTCGACGGAAACGTACTGACTCAGGACTTTCCGGAAGATCACCTGCATCACCGAGGAATCTTCTGGGCGTGGACACAGTTGTATGTCGGCAAGACCCGCGTGGGTAATCCATGGTGGTGTCGTGACTTTCTTGCCGACGTCGAACGTGTGGAGTGCCTGGAGGACCATGAAGATTCTGCTGCCGTCCGCGCAACCGTCTACTGGACGTCCCCGCAGTGGACGGATCCGAACGGCCAGCCCAAACCGATTGTCCGTGAGGTCACTACAATCCGTGCTTACCGCCGTCAGGCTGACACCCGCGCTATCGATTTCGAAATCCAGCTGCTTGCTCTCGAAAAAGACGTAAGCATCGGAGGATCCGAAAATGCAAAAGGCTACGGAGGCTTTTCCCCGCGGATTCGTCTGCCGGACGGCATTCGTTTCACCGCCGACTACGGTGAGGTCGAACCACAGCGGCTGTCGGTCGAACCAAGCCCGTCGATGGAGATCACTGCCAAATTTGGAACGACAGACAAGCTGAGCGGGATTACGATGCTTGCTCATCCTTCGCTGCCGGACTTCCCGCCACGGTGGATTTTACGTAGCAGCGGCAGCATGCAGAATGCCGTGTACCCCGGCCGCCACGCCGTTCCCCTTTCCGATGAAAACCCGTTAGTACTCAGGTACAGGTTTGTGCTGCACCGTGGAAAAGCAGATCCGGCTGCCGTCGCAGGATGGACGGCTGACTATGCAAGTAATGACAAATTGAAAGTGAGATCCGGAAATCCTGTCGTGGTAGACCAATATGATGGACCACCGGCGGATGCAAACAGTCAGGCGTTTCACTTTGTTCGACTGCACCGGGCAGGCAACGGTAATCTTGTCGCGTTCTATCGTCTCCGTCCCGACGAATGGATCCCCGAGGATGCGAACCTCGAAGAATACCATACCGACGACGTCGGATACCGTGTCTCGACAGATGACGGACAAACATGGGGGCCCCGGCGATATCATTCCTGGGGAGGCATGGACGGCTGCACACTGCCGGATGGCAGCCTGCTGTTGGCGCACTTTCGCACATTTTGGGTTAATGAACACGAGTGTCGCACGGTTTTTCACCGCAGCTGCGATGGTGGAATCACGTGGAGGCAGGACGATGACGTCCGGGTACGATTTCCATCCGACCGTGTGTTGACTCGCCGCGGACGCAATGAATGTTCGATGCGTTTCTGGTGTGCCACCATTCTGGCCTGTGATCTTGACAGCAGGCACCTGCTGGCATCGATCCACGGAGCATTTCAAGACAGGGACCACAGTCACGCTGTGCTGATCGAAAGCACGGATGGCGGCCACACGTGGGATTTCGTTTCCTGCATTGCCGGAGACACAACACCGATCCACGGAGGTTATTTTGGTACCGCTATGGTACGGCTTGAAGACGAATCAATGCTGGCCGTCGTGCAGACCGAAGCCGCAAATCCTCGCATCCTTGTTCAGTGCCGCTCAAACGATGATGGCAGAACATGGACGGAACCGATTGTTTGTCCCAATATCCCTGGCCTGGACCCGGCCACGTTTCGCTATACGGCGCCGGACGGCCGCCCAGGCTCGTTCTCAGGTGCCTACCAGCATCCACAGCTTCTGCAGCTGGACAATGGTGTGTTGGCGCTCAATTACGGTCGGCCCGGAGTGCATGTTTCACTGAGCAGCGACGGTGCGGGACGGAATTGGGACACCAAACTGACAGTCGTGCCGCATGCCGCACCGTATTCTTACGCAACGATCGGCGCCAGCAGTCACAAGCAGGGAATGGTTTCCGGGGGACCAAACCGACTGCTGTTACTCCATGACGTTTATCGATACGCTCAAAACAGTACTGACACGCCGCGGAATACCGTTTTTCTCCGTGAAATCACAGTGCAAAAAATCACAGTGCAAAAACAGTAA